ACCATGTGCTGCTGAACGGCGCCGTCGATGGCACGTTTCCCGACCATCATCCCGATCCGACGGTGCCGCGGAATCTGGAACACCTGATCGCCACGGTGCGCGAGACCGGGGCCGATATCGGCATCGCCTTCGACGGCGATGCTGACCGGATCGGCGTTGTCGACGACACTGGTGAGATCGTGTGGGCCGACCAACTCCTGGTCATCCTGGCGCGCGACATGCTGCGTCATCATCCGGGCGCCACGATCATCGCCGACGTCAAGGCCAGCCAGACCCTGTTCGACGAAATCACCCGGGCCGGCGGCACACCGCTGATGTGGCGCACCGGCCATTCGCTGATCAAGTCCAAGATGGCGGAGACCGGGTCTCCGCTGGGCGGCGAAATGTCGGGTCACGTCTTTTTCGCCGATCGCTGGTACGGCTTCGACGATGCGCTGTATGCCGCGATCCGGCTTCTGGGCCTCGTGGCCCATATGGACACAAGGCTCTCGGCGGTGCGGGCCGCGCTGCCGGTGACGATCTCGACGCGCGAAACGCGGTTCGACTGCGCCGACACCCGCAAATTCACGGTGATCGAGGACATCGCCGCGCGCCTGAAGGTCGATGGCAGCGCTGTCTCGATGATCGACGGCGTCCGGGTGACTACCCCGGATGGCTGGTGGCTGCTGCGGGCCTCCAACACCCAGCCGGCGCTCGTCGCACGCGCCGAAGGCAACACCCATGCCGGGCTGGACCGCCTGAAGGCCGCGCTGGTCGCGCAACTTGAACGATCCGGCGTCGCGGCACCCGATTTTTCCGGAGACGATGCCGGGCATTGATCGGGCAGGGGCCGGAGACTATTGGGGCTTTGAACATTCGGGCGTGGCTTGGTATCCTGCCGCGCCGTAGAGGTCCGCAGGACAGATGCCGGTCATTCCACCTTTCCGTTCGTTTCTCGAGCCGGGGCAGTTCGTGGTCCATCCCGACCATCCGGAATGGGGACGGGGCCAGGTGCAGTCGGCCGTTGCCCATCGGGTGACGGTCAATTTCGAACATCAGGGCAAGATCCTGATCGATGCCTCGGTCATCATGCTGACCGTCATTTCCTGAAGGCCGGATCATGGGTAAGCCTTTCGTCGATTCCTTCGGCCGGACAGTCTCTTATTTGCGGATCTCGGTAACGGACCGCTGCGACATGCGATGCGTCTATTGCATGTCGGAGGCCATGTCCTTCCTGCCCAAGGCCGAAATCCTGTCCTTCGAGGAGATGGAGCGACTCTGCGCCGCCTTCATCCGCAACGGCGTGACGCGCATCCGCGTCACGGGCGGGGAGCCGCTGGTTCGCCGGGATATCGACGGGTTCTTCGCGGCCCTGGGGACGTGGCTGCATCGGACGGATGGCGACGGCCATCTGGACGAACTGACATTGACCACCAACGGATCGCATCTGGCGACCCACGCCGACGCCCTGGCCCGCGCGGGGGTACGACGTGTGAATATCAGCCTGGACTCTCTTGATTCTAAACGATTTCAGCGTATCACCCGGCGGGGTCGGCTGGAGCAGACCCTGGAAGGAATCCGCGCGGCACGGGCGGCCGGGCTGGCCATTCGCATCAATACCGTCGCGATGGCCGGCGTGAATGACGACGAATTCGACACGCTGCTGGCGTGGTGTGGGGAAATCGGCGCCGATCTCTGCCTGATCGAAACCATGCCGATGGGGGACACGGGCGAGGACCGGTCCGACCGTTACCTGCCGCTGTCCACCGTCCGCGCGGACCTGGCGCGGCGCTGGACGCTGGAACCGCTGACGGTCCGGACGGGCGGGCCGGCGCGCTACCTGCGGGTGGGCGAGACCGGGTGCAAGCTCGGCCTGATCACGCCGATGACCCATAATTTCTGCGAAAGCTGCAACCGGGTGCGGCTGTCCTGCACCGGCCAGCTTTATACCTGCCTGGGGCATGAAGGGGCCACCGACCTGCGCCAGCCGCTCCGCGAGGGCGCCACCGATCCCGACCTGCTGCGCCTGGTCCAGGCGGCCATCCAGCGCAAGCCGAAAGGGCATGACTTCCTGATCGGGCGCCACGCAGACGACCCCGCCGCCATCCGCAGGCACATGAGCGTCACCGGCGGGTAAAATAGACAGACAATATTGTATAATCAGTCTGTTATTATATTTTCTTGATCGCATCTTCCAACGACACGGTGAACTGGCCGGGGCGTAGCGGCTGGGGCTGGCTGGCATCGGGCGACCAGCCAGTCATGATGGCCAGGCGCAGCGGCACGGACAGCGGATCGTCTCCGGCGGCGGATGCCAGGGCGGCGAAGGCGGCGGGAAACAGGTCCGGCTGGGTGAATTGCCGGCTGCGTAGCACCAGCGCGTTGGTCTCGCCCGCCGCGCGCAGGTCCTGCAGCAGGCGGAAGGGCGAGCGATAGGCCAGCGTCACCGTTTCGGCGTCGGCCACCGGCAGGGCGAACCCCGCGCGTTGCAGCAGCGCCGCGCAGTCACGCAGGTCCGGAAAGGGCGAGACACGCGGCGTCGCCCCGCCTGTCAGGGCCGCTTCCGCCTCGGTCAGCGCGCGGCGCAGGTCGGACAGGCTGGGCAGGACCGGCAGGCTGGCCAGGAACAGTCCATCCGGCTTCAGCGCGTGACGGATCTGCGCCAGCGCGCCGGGCAGGTCGTTGACCCAATGCAGCGACAGGTTGGCGACGACGAGGTCGAACGAACCCGGACCGAAGGGCAGCCATTCCTCGTCCGCGCACAGGACCGTTCCGCCGTTGATCCGCGCCATGCGCGGCGACAGATCGCAGGAGACGACGCTGCCGATGCCCCGGGCGCGCAGGCGCGGGGCCACCACGCCGCGCCCCCCGATATCCAGCGCGGCGGTGAAGCGATAGGTCGTGTCGTCCAGCCGGTCCAGCAGCCGGTCCGCGACCTCCTCCAGGACGGGGGCGATCTCATGCACCATCGGGGCGGCGCGATCGCGGTGCCGACGCACCGCGCGCCGGTCGAAAATCAGGGGATCATTCATGGACGGCATGTGCTCTTCCGGATGGAGGATGCCAATGGCACCTTTGCGTGATGGATGGGGCGATACGCACGACAACGATGACCGGACCGGGGGGCATGGCGCGCCGCCTGGGGTCGCTTCTGCTGGATGGTCTTCTGCCACCCGACTGCCCCCTGTGTCACCAGCCGGTCGAGCGGGCGGGCCTGCTGTGTCCGGACTGCTTCCGGCATATGCGCTTCATTTCCGAACCCTGCTGCGATGCGTGCGGCGAACCCTTTGCCGGCGCGGGGTTCGCCGGGTCGGTCCTGGGTGGGGCGGGGCGCATCTGCGCATCCTGCGCGGACCGGCGGCCGCCGTGGCGGGCCGGGCGGGCGGCGCTGGTCTATGACGAATGGTCGCGTGCGCTGATCCTGCGCCTGAAATATGCCGACCGGACCGAGCTTGCGCCCCTGCTTGGCCGCCACATGGCGCGGATCGGCCAGGGGATGCTGGGCCAGGCGGACCTGCTGGTGCCCGTGCCGCTGCACCGTCGCCGGCTGTTTCGCCGCCGCTACAACCAGGCCGCCCTCCTGGCGCGGGCGGTGGGGCGGACCGTGGGGCTGCGGACCCTGCCCGATGCGCTGATCCGTCCGCAGGCGACGCCGCCGCTGGCGCGGCTGGGCCCGGCCTCGCGTCGCGATATCCTGCATGGCGCGATCGCGGTCCGCCCGTCGCGGCGGGCCGCGATCGCGAACCGGCGAATCGTCCTGGTAGACGATGTCATGACCACGGGGGCGACGACGGGCGAATGCGCGCGGGTCCTTCTTGCCGCCGGGGCGGCATCGGTGGACGTGCTGGTGGCGGCCCGCGCGCCCGATCCCGGCCGCGATCCGTCCCAGGATACGGGGCAGCACCCGTAACGGTATGTTGCCCCGGCATAAATGCGCTATGCTTGATAACAGGCCGCTATTCGAGGATCAGGATGCCCAGGATCGAGATCTATACCCAGCCGGGATGCCCCTATTGCGTCCGCGCACTCCGCCTGCTGGAGCAGAAGGGCACGGCTTTTACCGAAATCCGCGCCCTGCACGGCACGGCCGAACGCGCGGAGGCGCGGGAGCGTTCCGGTGGCCGGACAACCGTGCCGCAGATCTTCATCGACGGGCGGCATATCGGCGGCTGTGACGACATCATGGCGCTGGACCGTGCCGGCAAGCTGGACCCGCTGCTGCATGCGGCGTGATCGCCAGCATCCGGTCCAGACCAGGGGGCGCCGGTGATCCGCTATCTGCTGCGTTGCGATGCGGGGCATGAGTTCGATGGCTGGTTCCCCGGCAGCGCCGCGTTTGACGATCAGGTGCGACGTGATCTCCTGTCCTGTCCGCAATGCGGCACGACCGATGTCGGCCGCGCGCTGATGGCCCCGGCGGTCCGCACCCGCCCGGCCCGGCCGCCTGTGACGCAGCCGGCAGGGCAGCAGGTCGTGAGGGAACAGCCGGCGGCGGCCCCGGCGGCCCATATGCCGGCGGGCCCGCCACCTTCGGTGCAGGGGGCGGGCGTGCCGGCCGCGCTGACGGCGGCGTTGCAGACGCTTCGCCGGCACGTCGAACAACAATGTGAAGACGTGGGTGATCGTTTCGCCGAGGAAGCGTTGAAGATCCATCATGGCGAGGCGGAGGAACGCGGCATCTACGGCCACGCATCGGACGAGGATTATCACCGCCTGACCGACGAGGGCGTCGAAATCGTGACGATACCGTGGGTCAGGCGCGCCGACAGTTGATCGGCCGGAATGGTTGGGGGGACGGTCCGCACAGGGACCGGAAAACATGAAACGCATGCACGACAGAACAGACAGGCCGGCCGCCTTCGTCCCTTCGGGAACGGGGCATCGCCACAACGCGGCACGATGGGTGTCCGCGCTGGCCTGCCTTACTCTTCTGGCCGGGATCGCGGCAGCCCCGGCCCGTGCCGACGCCGGTCCGGATGCGGATGCCGGCACCGGAACGTTGTCTGTCCTGGGCATGTGGGAGACCAGGGAACATGATGGCGTCTTCAGGATCGCATCCTGCGGCGGGCAGCTCTGCGGTCACCTGGTGGGCATGCGCTATACGGGCGAGGTTCCGAAGGCCAGGGATGGCGGGTCCGAATGCGGCCTGCTGATGCTGACCGGTTTCACGCCGGATTCCGACGAGCCGGGGCGGTGGAATGGCCATATCCTCGATCCCGACACGAACAAGGTCTATCACGCCCAGATCTGGTCCCCGCGTGACGGCGTCCTGAAACTTCGCGGCTATGTCGGCATTCCGCTGTTTGGCGAGACACATACCTGGACCCGCTATACCGGCACGATCGGCCAGCGCTGCCAGATGCCGTGATGCGTAATCGCTGCCCGACACGATAAACAACGAGGCACAGCAAGAATGACGATGCCCTTTTCGCGACGCAATCTGCTCCTGGCGCTGGCGGCTTCCGGTACCGCCCCGCTGGCCAGTTCCCTGACCGGCCCGCGACCGGCGCGCGCCGCGATCCCGGCCATGTCGCGGACGCTGTGCTATATCGGCGGATACAACAAGCACGCGCCTCCGGGCGGGGCCGGGAACGGGCAGGGCATCGCAATTTTCGAAATGAACCGCGTGACGGGCGGGCTCATTCCCGTCAGCACGTTCATGGACATCGCCAGCCCGTCCTTCATCACGATGTCGGCCGATAGCCGTTTCCTGTACGCGCTCAGCGAAATCGACGATTTCAACGCCGATCACGACGGCAGCGTCACCGCCTTTTCCGTGGACCGGACGTCCGGCGAACTGAACCGGCTGAACGTCGTCTCGTCCGGCGGTGCCGTGCCGGCGCATCTCAGCGTCCATCGGGCCGGGCATCATGTCCTGGTCGCCAACTATGTCGGCGGCAGTGTCGGCGTCCTGCCCATCCGCCCCGATGGCAGCCTGGGTGAACCCACCGACGTCGTGCACAATACGGGGCCGCATATGCCCGAACGCGCCGAGGACAATCCGCCCGGCAATTTCGCGATCAGCGACCATTCCGGTTCGCACGTGCATATGGTCGCCAGCGATCCGTCGGGCCGCTTCGTCGTGGCCTGCGATGCGGGGCTGGACCGCGTCTATGTCTGGACGCTGGATCTGGCGAGCGGCAAGCTGCGGCCCGCCGCCACGCCGTTCATCAACCTGATCCCGGGCTCCGCCCCCCGCCATTTCGCGTTCAGCAAGGACGGACGGACGATCTATATCCTGTGCGAACAGGATTCGAAGGTCGTCGTCGCATCGTTCGATCCGCGCACCGGCGCGCTGGTCCCACAGCAGAAGGTCAGCACCGTGACCTCCTATTTCCAGGGCAGCACGCTGGCGGCGGAAATCCTGATCTCGCCGAACGGGCGGTATGTCTATGCCTCGAACCGGCTGGGCGATTCGCTGGCGATCTTCCGGGTCGGCCCCGACGGATCGCTGACCCTGATCGACGAGGTCTGGATGCATGCCGACTACGGACGGGCGATGGTATTCGACCCCTCGGGCACGTTCCTGTATTGCGCCAACCAGCGCAGCGATTCGGTGACGTCCTTCCGCGTCAACCCCGAGACCGGCGCGCTGGATTTCAACTGGCACTTCACCGCGATCGGCAGCCCGACCACGTTTGCCTTTCTCCAGATCTGAATCTCGGTCCGCAAACGCGCGCTGGTGGCGATCCGACGCGCGTCTGCTGCGCTCCACTGCGTTCCGCTCCCGCTCACTAGCCCACGTTTCCGAACCGAAACTGAATTATGGCGGCTGGTCAGCGCAGTTAAGGAGCGGACAGGCTGGCGATGTAGTTGACGCCCAGGTCATGGCTTTCGCGCCAGCCGCCCAGGGCGGGGACCATTCCCGCGATGTCGGACACGCGCAATCCGGCCTGGCTGGCGAAGGCGCCCAGTTCCGCGGGCGTGATGAACTTGCGCCATTCATGCGTGCCGGCCGGCAGCAGGCGCAGGATGTATTCCGCCCCG
This genomic stretch from Gluconacetobacter diazotrophicus PA1 5 harbors:
- the pgmG gene encoding phosphoglucomutase/phosphomannomutase PgmG, with protein sequence MSFTHRFDPTTLREYDIRGIVGRTVCPEDAFAIGRTFGSIVARSGGRTVAVGYDGRLSSPMLEEALVRGAAASGLEILRVGRGPTPMLYFAAVTLETDGAIMVTGSHNPPDYNGFKMMLSGSPFFGAQIAELGDLAARGDVVAASAGTVRDVDVGRAYVARLMADWDGGGRRLKIVWDNGNGAAGDILADLLARLPGDHVLLNGAVDGTFPDHHPDPTVPRNLEHLIATVRETGADIGIAFDGDADRIGVVDDTGEIVWADQLLVILARDMLRHHPGATIIADVKASQTLFDEITRAGGTPLMWRTGHSLIKSKMAETGSPLGGEMSGHVFFADRWYGFDDALYAAIRLLGLVAHMDTRLSAVRAALPVTISTRETRFDCADTRKFTVIEDIAARLKVDGSAVSMIDGVRVTTPDGWWLLRASNTQPALVARAEGNTHAGLDRLKAALVAQLERSGVAAPDFSGDDAGH
- a CDS encoding DUF3553 domain-containing protein translates to MPVIPPFRSFLEPGQFVVHPDHPEWGRGQVQSAVAHRVTVNFEHQGKILIDASVIMLTVIS
- the moaA gene encoding GTP 3',8-cyclase MoaA, with the translated sequence MGKPFVDSFGRTVSYLRISVTDRCDMRCVYCMSEAMSFLPKAEILSFEEMERLCAAFIRNGVTRIRVTGGEPLVRRDIDGFFAALGTWLHRTDGDGHLDELTLTTNGSHLATHADALARAGVRRVNISLDSLDSKRFQRITRRGRLEQTLEGIRAARAAGLAIRINTVAMAGVNDDEFDTLLAWCGEIGADLCLIETMPMGDTGEDRSDRYLPLSTVRADLARRWTLEPLTVRTGGPARYLRVGETGCKLGLITPMTHNFCESCNRVRLSCTGQLYTCLGHEGATDLRQPLREGATDPDLLRLVQAAIQRKPKGHDFLIGRHADDPAAIRRHMSVTGG
- a CDS encoding methyltransferase domain-containing protein produces the protein MPSMNDPLIFDRRAVRRHRDRAAPMVHEIAPVLEEVADRLLDRLDDTTYRFTAALDIGGRGVVAPRLRARGIGSVVSCDLSPRMARINGGTVLCADEEWLPFGPGSFDLVVANLSLHWVNDLPGALAQIRHALKPDGLFLASLPVLPSLSDLRRALTEAEAALTGGATPRVSPFPDLRDCAALLQRAGFALPVADAETVTLAYRSPFRLLQDLRAAGETNALVLRSRQFTQPDLFPAAFAALASAAGDDPLSVPLRLAIMTGWSPDASQPQPLRPGQFTVSLEDAIKKI
- a CDS encoding ComF family protein, giving the protein MTGPGGMARRLGSLLLDGLLPPDCPLCHQPVERAGLLCPDCFRHMRFISEPCCDACGEPFAGAGFAGSVLGGAGRICASCADRRPPWRAGRAALVYDEWSRALILRLKYADRTELAPLLGRHMARIGQGMLGQADLLVPVPLHRRRLFRRRYNQAALLARAVGRTVGLRTLPDALIRPQATPPLARLGPASRRDILHGAIAVRPSRRAAIANRRIVLVDDVMTTGATTGECARVLLAAGAASVDVLVAARAPDPGRDPSQDTGQHP
- the grxC gene encoding glutaredoxin 3 — translated: MPRIEIYTQPGCPYCVRALRLLEQKGTAFTEIRALHGTAERAEARERSGGRTTVPQIFIDGRHIGGCDDIMALDRAGKLDPLLHAA
- a CDS encoding DUF1178 family protein, whose product is MIRYLLRCDAGHEFDGWFPGSAAFDDQVRRDLLSCPQCGTTDVGRALMAPAVRTRPARPPVTQPAGQQVVREQPAAAPAAHMPAGPPPSVQGAGVPAALTAALQTLRRHVEQQCEDVGDRFAEEALKIHHGEAEERGIYGHASDEDYHRLTDEGVEIVTIPWVRRADS
- a CDS encoding DUF2147 domain-containing protein — protein: MKRMHDRTDRPAAFVPSGTGHRHNAARWVSALACLTLLAGIAAAPARADAGPDADAGTGTLSVLGMWETREHDGVFRIASCGGQLCGHLVGMRYTGEVPKARDGGSECGLLMLTGFTPDSDEPGRWNGHILDPDTNKVYHAQIWSPRDGVLKLRGYVGIPLFGETHTWTRYTGTIGQRCQMP
- a CDS encoding lactonase family protein, which codes for MTMPFSRRNLLLALAASGTAPLASSLTGPRPARAAIPAMSRTLCYIGGYNKHAPPGGAGNGQGIAIFEMNRVTGGLIPVSTFMDIASPSFITMSADSRFLYALSEIDDFNADHDGSVTAFSVDRTSGELNRLNVVSSGGAVPAHLSVHRAGHHVLVANYVGGSVGVLPIRPDGSLGEPTDVVHNTGPHMPERAEDNPPGNFAISDHSGSHVHMVASDPSGRFVVACDAGLDRVYVWTLDLASGKLRPAATPFINLIPGSAPRHFAFSKDGRTIYILCEQDSKVVVASFDPRTGALVPQQKVSTVTSYFQGSTLAAEILISPNGRYVYASNRLGDSLAIFRVGPDGSLTLIDEVWMHADYGRAMVFDPSGTFLYCANQRSDSVTSFRVNPETGALDFNWHFTAIGSPTTFAFLQI